In Nostoc sp. GT001, a genomic segment contains:
- a CDS encoding glycosyltransferase family 4 protein yields the protein MRIAYICADPGIPVFGQKGCSIHVQEVIRALQRQGSQVTLFATRIGGELPADLANVVVHQLPAIPKLERAAREQVALAMNPDLRLNLARFGPFDFIYERYSLWSYSAMEYAQAMGIPGLLEVNSPLIAEQAQHRGLIDRESAEEVANRVFSAATTLIAVSDAVKTYLMNYVDSSKVHVIPNGVNPHRFSTLRPTTQPETFTVGFVGTLKPWHGLPILTEAFSLLHQRVPNAKLLIVGDDSERENLQMELAARGLDAHTQFTGAVNPDEVPQLLAAMDVAVAPYAAQSDFYFSPLKVYEYMAAGLPVVVSQIGQLADLIDTGVNGILCPPGDAIALAEALEKLWRSPPLRHTLGKAARQTAIAHHTWDAIAKQVLYIASPLPMEGVISNK from the coding sequence ATGCGAATTGCATACATTTGTGCTGATCCGGGTATACCTGTATTTGGTCAAAAAGGATGCTCGATTCATGTCCAAGAGGTGATTCGAGCGTTGCAAAGGCAAGGTAGCCAAGTTACATTGTTTGCTACTCGGATTGGGGGAGAATTACCCGCAGATTTAGCTAATGTTGTTGTTCATCAACTCCCAGCTATTCCAAAATTGGAACGGGCGGCGCGAGAGCAAGTTGCTTTAGCAATGAATCCTGATTTACGTTTAAATTTGGCAAGATTTGGCCCTTTTGACTTCATTTATGAACGTTATTCTCTTTGGAGTTATAGCGCGATGGAATATGCCCAAGCTATGGGAATTCCGGGTTTGTTGGAGGTAAATTCGCCTCTGATTGCAGAACAAGCACAGCATCGGGGTTTGATTGATCGCGAAAGTGCCGAAGAAGTGGCAAATCGAGTTTTTTCAGCAGCTACAACACTGATTGCTGTTTCAGATGCAGTGAAAACTTACTTAATGAATTATGTGGACAGTAGCAAAGTTCATGTTATCCCTAATGGTGTCAATCCTCACCGCTTTTCTACCCTTCGTCCTACAACTCAACCAGAAACCTTTACAGTGGGATTTGTCGGTACATTGAAACCGTGGCATGGATTGCCAATTCTCACAGAGGCTTTTAGTTTACTGCATCAACGTGTTCCCAATGCCAAACTTTTAATTGTTGGCGATGACTCGGAACGGGAAAATCTGCAAATGGAATTAGCTGCACGGGGATTAGATGCTCATACTCAATTTACTGGTGCGGTAAATCCTGATGAAGTTCCTCAATTATTAGCAGCAATGGATGTCGCCGTTGCACCCTACGCCGCGCAATCTGATTTTTACTTCTCACCCTTGAAAGTATATGAATATATGGCGGCTGGTTTGCCTGTAGTTGTGAGTCAGATTGGGCAATTGGCAGACTTAATTGATACAGGGGTGAATGGTATTCTTTGTCCTCCAGGTGATGCGATCGCTTTAGCAGAGGCTTTAGAAAAATTGTGGCGATCGCCTCCTCTCCGTCATACTTTAGGAAAAGCGGCGCGGCAAACGGCGATCGCACATCATACTTGGGATGCGATCGCGAAACAAGTTCTCTACATAGCATCTCCATTGCCGATGGAGGGAGTAATAAGTAATAAGTAA